In Mesorhizobium sp., one DNA window encodes the following:
- a CDS encoding MFS transporter → MSLQTPDPKRWKALALLCAAQFIVILDTSIIGVALPAIQADLGFTDDGLSWIFNAYVIAFGGLLLLGGKLADVFGARRIFLTGFGILTASSLLAGLADSQVMLLTGRALQGVGAALIAPAALSILMRLFGAQPSELGRAFGFWGASAAAGGTAGVFLGGVITEWMSWEWTFLVNVPLGLAVLALGPAVLPTVSRSRGKIGVVDAALVTGAIVAAVYGIVTAEQVGWFAPQTLLCLGGALVMLALFLIQQATSRDPLLPLRLFRAPGLAVGNLVMALLGAAWIPLWFFLNLYLQQVLDLSAFGSGLALLPMTLVIMAFMVKFTGPLIGRIGVKPVMVTGLIALSGALGLAVMVSVAAAQLSGAPHEAMDALSGYRAAFLGAAVVALLASAAALVFVRSNAKSADVPVG, encoded by the coding sequence CCATCCAGGCCGATCTCGGCTTTACCGACGACGGCCTGAGCTGGATCTTCAATGCTTATGTGATCGCCTTCGGCGGTCTCCTGCTGCTCGGAGGCAAGCTGGCCGACGTGTTCGGCGCGCGGCGCATTTTCCTCACCGGGTTCGGCATCCTGACCGCTTCCTCGCTGCTCGCGGGTCTGGCTGACAGCCAGGTCATGCTGCTCACAGGACGCGCGCTGCAAGGTGTCGGCGCCGCCTTGATTGCGCCTGCCGCCCTGTCGATTCTGATGCGCCTTTTCGGCGCGCAGCCCTCCGAGCTTGGTCGCGCCTTCGGCTTCTGGGGCGCCTCGGCCGCTGCGGGTGGCACCGCCGGCGTTTTTCTCGGCGGCGTGATCACCGAGTGGATGAGCTGGGAATGGACCTTTCTTGTCAACGTCCCCCTCGGGCTTGCCGTGCTGGCGCTCGGCCCGGCGGTCCTGCCGACCGTTTCGAGGTCGCGAGGCAAGATCGGCGTGGTCGATGCCGCCCTCGTTACCGGCGCGATCGTGGCCGCCGTCTATGGCATCGTCACGGCCGAACAGGTGGGCTGGTTCGCACCGCAGACGCTCCTCTGTCTTGGCGGCGCGCTGGTGATGCTGGCGCTTTTCCTGATCCAGCAGGCGACGTCGCGCGATCCGCTTTTGCCGCTGCGGCTGTTCCGCGCGCCGGGGCTTGCTGTCGGCAACCTCGTCATGGCTCTTCTGGGTGCCGCCTGGATCCCGCTGTGGTTCTTCCTCAACCTCTATCTTCAACAGGTCCTCGACCTGTCGGCATTTGGATCGGGCCTCGCCCTCTTGCCGATGACGCTCGTCATCATGGCGTTCATGGTGAAGTTCACCGGCCCCTTGATCGGCCGCATTGGCGTGAAACCTGTCATGGTGACAGGCCTGATTGCTCTCAGCGGCGCGCTTGGCCTCGCCGTCATGGTCTCGGTCGCGGCCGCGCAATTGTCCGGTGCTCCGCACGAGGCGATGGACGCGCTGTCGGGGTACCGCGCGGCCTTCCTCGGCGCTGCGGTGGTGGCTCTCCTTGCGAGTGCCGCCGCGCTGGTCTTCGTGCGGAGTAACGCCAAGAGCGCCGACGTCCCAGTCGGCTGA
- a CDS encoding metalloregulator ArsR/SmtB family transcription factor, with translation MSISNPKQALYEQFAQVAKAFGNPQRLELVEHLAQGPRSVEALATKLSLPVANVSQHLQAMRRAGLVTSERDGKFVNYRLADDGVLDAFAAIRSVAEKHSAEVERVVRGWFDRRDDMEPISREELAARMSDGAVTVIDVRPPDEYSLGHLPGAINVPLADLSVRLDEFQPGREVVAYCRGPWCVMSFEAVAALRRKGVPARRLEDGLPEWKAAGLAVEAGA, from the coding sequence ATGTCAATCTCGAATCCGAAACAGGCGCTCTATGAGCAGTTCGCACAGGTCGCCAAGGCGTTCGGCAACCCGCAGCGGCTCGAACTCGTGGAGCATTTGGCCCAAGGTCCGCGCAGCGTCGAGGCACTTGCGACGAAGCTTTCGCTTCCGGTTGCCAATGTTTCGCAGCACCTCCAGGCAATGCGCCGTGCTGGTCTCGTCACCTCTGAGCGGGACGGGAAGTTCGTCAATTACCGCCTGGCCGACGATGGCGTGCTCGATGCCTTCGCCGCCATCCGCTCCGTGGCCGAGAAGCACTCGGCGGAGGTCGAGCGGGTGGTGCGCGGCTGGTTCGACCGCCGGGACGACATGGAGCCAATCTCACGCGAGGAATTGGCGGCCCGGATGAGCGACGGCGCGGTCACCGTCATCGACGTCCGCCCGCCGGACGAATATTCGCTCGGCCATCTTCCCGGGGCGATCAACGTTCCGCTTGCGGATCTATCCGTCAGACTGGACGAATTCCAACCAGGGCGGGAAGTGGTCGCCTACTGCCGGGGGCCGTGGTGCGTGATGTCCTTCGAGGCGGTCGCGGCGCTCCGCCGGAAGGGCGTACCCGCGCGCAGACTCGAGGACGGGCTCCCGGAGTGGAAGGCAGCGGGGCTCGCCGTTGAAGCTGGCGCCTGA